The sequence below is a genomic window from Tubulanus polymorphus chromosome 1, tnTubPoly1.2, whole genome shotgun sequence.
CGTAGCTAATAGACAGGTTTGTGCGCATACAAGAAGCATGAATACGGAGGGTTTAAGCTTTAAAGAGGTTTTACGAGATGTTCATATCAAGTTCGTGTACAAAATACACTACAAAATACAGGTGAAATCGTCGTATTAAACGGGTGTCGTATTATCCAAAGcttgattgatatgaatatcttAGCTGGtacatgctggaaatcatcataattaacGGGTGTCGTCTTAAACAGACTCGTATTAATGAGGTTCAACTGTATTACAGTAGAACCTTGTCATAACGAACTTGGATACAATGATTCATTTGAtacaacaaatatagaatttcgtcccaagtaagaaattttatcaatttcactCTGGtttaacgaacagatttttagTCCCGTAAAGTTAAGGTAATGAGGTTCCTTTAGTCCTGCTGGCTGGATTCATTATGCTGTTATTGCACtgaattttgattgatatgTTGGATTAGCTGATGAATTATAGCGCCAATATTAACATTAGCTTTATCATACGACAAAATTTCCATGCTGCCAGTGGGCATTAGATTGACCATTTCCACTTCTGCTGATAGTTTTGACCGAAATAGCTGTTGGCTAATTTTGTAATGCTAAGtactgtacatgtataaattgTGTTATCTACTATGCTACAATCGTTATTCTTGAGTTTCAGATGTACAATGTATCTTTGTTTATCCTATGATAGTCTGCAAATGTTTGAAATGCTTTTATCTGGACATGGGTTGTGCATGCATCTCTTCTTCGATACGaatattagatatatttaaatttgtaaataatgatGAAGGGTAAAAGgttgataatataaatgtaaaaataaagaatgtaCAGATGAAAATTTTGCTATGTTaagatttttgaatatctacCTAACGAATTTCAGACACAAGCGACTGAGCAAATGatggattttcatttattgAGCTTCGAAATCCCAATCCTCTTGAAGTCTACACCCtctaggggtcattcatttattacgtacgcattagggggggtcagtgcaattgcgtactatAATGCtttatgtatatgaaaaaatggtagattttgcgtacagaggagAGGGGGTTGAAAAGTTCAAATTTTACGCGTTCGAAATAAATGATCCCCTATGAAAACCACATTGCTGTACGTGTCCTTGTCCTCTGAAGTATTCATCCTCTGAAATTCACTTGCATCATGCTATGAAGCACATCCTCAATGAGTTCCACATCATCGTGAATTTTTCAGGTACCGCATGACCGAAAATTTCAACTAAGAACAACAATATCTCATAtacataatttattacatttagttgtaaaaaaatctgaatttgTTCCAAGAATTTTGAGGAATCTCAAATTAGCACAATTACACGAAGAACTGATGTTTGAATTCAAGAGGCTTACTCATGCAAAATAACACAGCTACGAAGttcagaaaaaaacaattttttaacAGCACAGAATAATTTTATGTTCCCATTGGCAAATATTAAAGAATGTTCTTATTTTAATCAAGTCGGCTTCATTCTCGAAACATGTCTTCAATATGATGTGGCAGTGACGATATTCTAACAACATGTATCTGGAGCACGTTGTCTGGGAGCTGCTTTGATTACATCATCAACGCGTACGATCATCTCAGCTGCCTCAGCGGCGCTCATCAGCACTTGTCGTTTTACTTGATATGATTCCGCAATTCCAAGAACTTGCATATCCCCAACGAGGCCGTAATTCATATCtagaacaaaataatcaacaagATTCGTGATTTGAATGTTCGTTCATGACCGAAATTCACAGGAACAGTTCGTAAGTTTGAGCGATTTTTCTGCAAGGTATGCGCTTACCTAAACCGTATGTACTTTTGCCTTCAGTATGCGCAGCTCTAAGTTTGGAAACAAGATCTGAACTATCGTAACCAGCATTATCAGCAATGATAGTTGGCAACTGTCGAAGAGCATGGGCATAGGACTCCATTGCAACTGCTTCTTTTCCTGGAGTTCTCGCAGCAAGATTACCAACAGCATTCGCCATTAACATTTCGGAACAACCTGTTATTCAATACCAACGAAgaatatgtttgaatatatatttataatgcATTAAGTTGTCTTGCTGTATTTCTAGATATACGATATACACACCTCCACCAAAAACGGTCCTTGTTTCTTTCACAGTTTGCGATAGGACGCAAAGAGCATCGTGCAATGATCGCTCGGCTTCATCTAAGATCTGTTTAGTGGCTCCGCGAATAACAACTGTACATGCCTCGCCTAGCTTCACACCTACAAACACGCAATAATCAATCCGTTTTCAATTCAACCATCTCCAGAGTGCTTTGAAACTTGTAATTCGTACAACTAACTCACCTGAGAATTTGAGAAGTTTATCTTCACCGATCATCACCTCTTCGATAACATCACAATGACCTAGCTTTACACCTTCAGGATTATCGAAGGTTGACACAATTTCTCCGCCTGAATGGAGAAGTCCAGCATTATAAAACATTaagaatgaatatattcatTGGAGATCTTTATCTTATGCATAAACAATGGCACTTGTAAATAggtaataaataaatcatgtGTCTCATCATCATATTTAATAACATACCTGTCACTAAAGATAATCGTTCAACGCCCTCAAAGTCGGCGTGTTCAATAGCCATCACTCCAGCATCAGAGAACAATTGTTCCGGGTAGTTATAGATCAGTTGCCTGTTTTTAAAAGATTACCATTAATGAAGACTTCTTTCATTTACCTATGTATCTTACGTTACTTTAAACATATCATCATGAATACCATATGGTCAATGTTTTCCAGAAGCAACACTGATCAGCTTAAAAAATCTTTTCTCAAATTCCGTTTTAGGGAAATCATCAGTCTAACATGTAAAACATCATATCAGCTAATTTCTCATGATAGATACAATCTATTACACCTAGTATAAGAGGATAAGGATTGCAATAATTTTTCTTTCGGGGGGAGACAGAAAAATGTCAACGATAATGAACCCATTGTTATATTCTAGTGCTGGCTCATTAAATAACATGGTTACATAGATGAGTAATAAATGTAAGGAATTTAATCAGTAAAGAAATCGATATCAAATCCTGATGCAGGATGATCATCAGTCTAACATGTGAAACATCATTTCAAATTCCCTACGCTCATCTGTAATATAAGGAAGTAACACGAAGACTAACCTGTTGATGAAAACATTGCAACCATGTTTGAGAATCCTCTCCACTTTATCTTTCATCTTCTCCTTCTCAGCGAGTTCCAATTCGGCGACTTTAGCAACAGAATCAACCCTTACTCGAGATCCAAATACCTAAAATCAACAAGAAATGACCCCTTCATCTGTCAGATAATTGGAAGTTGAAATGATGGAGTTTGCTGAATTCAGGGTTCCCACGGGTTGGCCAATATCATTTTCCATACGTTAGCCATACCCAGATTATAAATTAAATGCTCCATACCACTAAGTTATACATCGCCaacctaggggatttttactggGGGATATTTACCTGTTACTTCTAGTAACAAGCAACGTAGGTCTCATCAAGGAGAAAGCAAATGATAGAATGCAACTAAATCTAAGACAGAATGCATCTAAATCTAAGACAAACCATATGTTAAGTCATTTGGACACAAACCTTAATTTTATCAGCATCCATAGATGTGTTAGCAATAAGAATTTTAGCGTTTTCCACGCGTTTTGGTTGGTTTACGCCTACTTTCTTGTCCAATAAGAAACCTTCTTCTAAGTATGATTCGCGAAGTGTGCTGCCTAGTTTCTTGATAATTTGTATAGCATCTAGGTTACCGCTTCCCTgcgcaaatatttcaataagacaTATTCAGAATCCAAACTGATATAGAAGATACATGTACTCGCGGTCATAAGACTCACCTTTAGTCGTAAGACAGCATCTACAGctaaattactgaaatattcTCGGTGTTGAGTCAGGATTTTTGAACTAAGTGTAGTTCTAGCTATATTCATCAGATCTTCTCTGAATTTAACCGGATCATTGCtgtaaatgataatttgattaatctACATTAGCCATTCAAATCAGTTAGAAGATCGATGATGCTCTGAATTTGACTGTAGTCAAATGTTGATTGTTGGAAGATTGAGCAGCTATTAGATCATTAAATCTACGATACATTTACACAAGGAAatgaaatcgatgaaaatcaTACCCATGATCGAGGGCGGCATCTGTTAATGCACGACGTGCCTCATCTGTCGCTTTACGCCAACCGGCAATAATTGTCTGTGGATGTATCTTTTTACCGATCAGAATTTCTGCTTCCTAAAAATTAGAGCGTGCAAATTAGAatacaaaattatcaaaatatacccgcatgattatggtgagttttcATATTGAATATATACCTTAAGAAGTTCGCAAGCGAGGACTGTAACCGATGTGGTACCATCTCCAACCTCATCATCTTGTACTCTTGATATGTCTGAATATTTAACAAAGGttatcaaaaatgattaaatgcTTCAAGTCAATTCCTTATTGTCACCTGAAATTAGAGGTTTACTTACCGACCAAAACCTTCGCAGCAGGATTATCAACGCCAATAGCTTTCAGAATTGTAGCACCATCATTTGTGACGTGTATTGGGTCATTTGGATTCATGTTTTGAAGAATTTTGTCCTGAAGTCACATTACAAATTACAATACAGTATTCATGCCACCCATAAGGCAAGTGATCCATGTAAGTATGTCAATATTTGTTTTAAAGCAAGTCCAGGCCTGTACCATGCAGAGAaatatttgtttctttttcctgcAATCTGACCTTAAATCAACCAAGTTTGTACATATTTTAAACTAGAACTAACAAAAGTGTTGCCCTTGGGTGAATATCTAAAAATGGATGCTTAAATTTTCTTAAGGCTGGCATCAgggtagtcagtaacctgtctgtggtttagtttcacgatcggatattttcacaaaccacagtcaggaatgggaaggtcatttttgtatgaaatcttcgtcagccaatttgactgacgagtaatttgcctggcatttcattgtctcttaagatatccgtctaatttttgttgtaatcgacgcacaacagattcgtagtttgtctgatacctataacacctcacctgacgatcttaatccatgtgcaaatcggccgtaaagtgagagtaaatttccgtagagtcaacagctgccattttgaaaattactggaggtgctggcacctgtggactgaggccaggacaacagcacaaactaacaaagcgaaacgacgaaattcaaaaatattaagaaatcaacacttattcacatttttcttttaccagaatttattatttaaatattaattaagGAAAAcacgaaaatttgaaatataggttggaaaaccatcaaaaataaaaattgtcgtttcgtcttggaagttttatataaatccttgtaggtccccttgtcttatcatgccacatgtgcaatacagagaaatggcggccaatggcgaaatttgtggagaaattaattaatttctcaaaataatgttgattaatcactcgaaacatgcataaaattggattatttcgaaaggtacctgtgtaagtttgtgaaataagccattaattgtggactgaagtggatagaaagtatatttttgaagtgttacttttttcaaccgtgttttggcccttgtcatccctaacgttggtataagcccatccgattataaaagcttaccaccaacgattaggtaactaactagcaTCAGGGCAGATTTTCTTTGATGAGCTTCAGAACATTAGACTTACCATGCCTTTGGGTCCCAATGTACTTTTAATGAGATCACCAATGGCTATAGCTCCAACAAAGGATGACTGAAAAATCAAGTTGtagaaaatcattatcattattatcatcaaatattcaacttGTCAAAAGTCAAATATAAAAAGACAAGTGAAACGAAGGAAGCACTCGCAGCAAACATACCAAACGAGCTGTTTCTGCCTTCTCCTCTTCAGCTCCAGCTTTGAGTAATTGAATCGGTGCCAGGGATACCTAAATTCAGAATCAATTTTGTTGATAATGGCACAATTTAAGCGCATACCTTCGGTGAGTCAGTGATCAAATAAAACGCATTTGATTTGTATTGAATACCGGGTTGGCTTTTCTAACAGCGACAGCGAATAAAATAGCGCagatatttcaacatttcttCTATATTTCACGACTTAAAAACCGAGATAATATATTTGTTATGTATTTAACGTCGTATACAAACCATTTTAGCTGCTTTTTCGGTTTATATCTACTGCGCTGATCGAAAATTCCAGAGAAGCAGCATGTACTAACGAATAGTGACTTCTCAATCCAAATCCTTATAGAACGACTCCAATCTGTAAGTTCGAACCCCATTAATGGTCAATCTAGCCGAATATCTCGATTCGTTGAACCGTGACATTAAATCTGTACCGTGCGtaattaattgaaattgtaGGATTTTACAATGAAGTAAATTATTACAAGACATTTCCAAATGAGCTTTTCTAAAGAGTAAAAGTAATCGTCACCAATACACAGTCCAGCATGCATGAATAAAGTATGTCAAAACTGGAGGTCCTCGGTATGTCTCTTGTAACAGGAGGTCCTAGGATCGAACCCGGGTAATCGATCCTGACATTTCTGAGTGACTCAATCCTATAGCCATAAGAAAAGATGTTGCTTATTTtaaatatgtatttcattttattttatatacatatcaaagagaatatatatctataaacATATCATATAAACGAGACAAGtgaaatcatattttaataataCCTAGACCAAGTATAAAGAGATGGCAATGTACATTGagttaaaataaaaatctttcattttatttttttatatacatatcaaAGAGAATATATATCTCTAAACATATCATATAAACAAGACAAGTGAAATCATATTTCAGTAATACCTAGACCAAGTTTAAAGAGATGGCAATGTACATcgagttaaaatcaaaatcagaaaatatattcatatgtatatatcacaGACCGATTTCACTACTGGCATatacaaatttatgcaaaacAGCATAATAACAGATTATTATCTATCTTAAAAACTGCCTCTTGCACGTGCTGGTCACAAATTATCCATTTCactatttgtttttgaaagtgtccTAGAATTTACCAGTAATTGTATCCAGACATATGATAAACAGCACTTGTCAAACATTGTCTTTTATAAATAACAACCAGGGACTTTTAATTCTATCatgaagatataaatgaaaagatatttcatagagGATTGAACTAAGTTTAGTTTGTTTGCAAGATATTGTTTTAACccaaaaaattttcatttcatgttttacATCAATATACAAAGGAGAAGTCCTAGTTCCACTAATACTTGTAGTTTATGGGGACATTTTGTTGCTTTCATCAAACTTTTGATACACGTATAGTGCTGCCATTTTAAGTATTgcattttttcacatttcttaAATTTTATTATAACCATGTACTGTGtatgtatataggcctattgttaTAAGACTCCCGTAAATTTACCTTTCTGTATTCTATAGATCtatatttgaatgtttttattgtaaaattttaGAGTCAGTAAAATTCTATTGTATTGTGTTGTATACCTAACCCACTTAGAAACAAGAACCGAGAACACAAGTCTTTTAAggttttcagatttttcaaatgacacTGTATCAACATgctattattttgaattttcagcattacacataaatcaaaataatatgCAATAGTTCTATACAACAGGTTATGGCTTTCTCATTACATACACTCCATCGCCTATACAAATCTTTCCTGGTGAGGAGATAAGGCCGAAGTGATTTCCAAAACCTGGACTGGAAGATCCCGGTTCCATGCGATAACTGCAAAATATGTAGAAACAAATTATATGTAAAACATTCCATTTATTCCAGAAAATTACTCggtttttcataaaaattcaaCAGCATCTACACACTGACCTCTTGAGAGTCTGAAGTGGTTCCGAATTTGGATCTTTCTGTCCGGTTTCAGGATCTACCATAATCAAAGTGCATCTGAATTGAAAGGAGAGGCAAACCTTCACCATGTAGTTTCATTACAGGAATATCATGTTTACCCATGAAAAATGATAGAAAGAGAATATGAAGGGAAGTGAACCCGAATTCCACATACCGCCTGCAAGTGTCTAATCTTTTAAAATGGGCTGTTCCAATAATAACTTCTTCCCAATTATCctgaataaaacatttacaCATAAGTAGTCTAActatttaaaataaatattgcagggttatttctattcaaattaaTGACCTTACCTCGTCATAAGCTGAacatcctgaaataacaaaattagGACGAAAACGTCTCATGGGCACAGGTTCCGCTAGTCTTTCATTTAGATCTGCCAGTGAAGCTGTACTGAGAAACATGTGAGGCGCTTCATCCGAAAAACTGCGCTGTAAGAAATAAGCAGGTGTGAATTAAGTTCTTGAAGAGAGTATTGTAGATGATAAGAATATTGTGTACCGGCAAGCACAACATGAAAATTACCAGTACCTTTCCACACAATATAACCAAACCCGAAGTTTGCCATTAGGTTTTGTCAATATTAACACGTATTAAAAGGGAAACTTTGTGACCATCCAAGGATGAGGATACCACTAGGCAAAAGGTTATCGCTGATATGTGCTGATAGTAGGCAAGGTTGATAGGCTATGTCATATTAAGAATTCCAACTTCTACATGAAGGCAGTTAAAGATTCTCTGATACATGGAAATCCCAGTCAAATGACCAAACCGCCAGATTCAGGACTAGCTATACTTACTTGATGAAGACATTCCGAAACGTTTGCTCTGTACAGCAAACGTAAACCTTcccttttcaaatatttacaaaaccaAGCACTGGCCTTGTCACCACAATCAACACCTTTGAAATGCTCGTCGTAAACCCTgatgaaaaacgaaattttcATCTCAGATAAAACAACCATTTTGATTAGACAACAGAAGAGGCTCATTCAGTAATGGTTATTCGGAATTTAC
It includes:
- the LOC141898578 gene encoding T-complex protein 1 subunit beta-like, which produces MVSLAPIQLLKAGAEEEKAETARLSSFVGAIAIGDLIKSTLGPKGMDKILQNMNPNDPIHVTNDGATILKAIGVDNPAAKVLVDISRVQDDEVGDGTTSVTVLACELLKEAEILIGKKIHPQTIIAGWRKATDEARRALTDAALDHGNDPVKFREDLMNIARTTLSSKILTQHREYFSNLAVDAVLRLKGSGNLDAIQIIKKLGSTLRESYLEEGFLLDKKVGVNQPKRVENAKILIANTSMDADKIKVFGSRVRVDSVAKVAELELAEKEKMKDKVERILKHGCNVFINRQLIYNYPEQLFSDAGVMAIEHADFEGVERLSLVTGGEIVSTFDNPEGVKLGHCDVIEEVMIGEDKLLKFSGVKLGEACTVVIRGATKQILDEAERSLHDALCVLSQTVKETRTVFGGGCSEMLMANAVGNLAARTPGKEAVAMESYAHALRQLPTIIADNAGYDSSDLVSKLRAAHTEGKSTYGLDMNYGLVGDMQVLGIAESYQVKRQVLMSAAEAAEMIVRVDDVIKAAPRQRAPDTCC
- the LOC141905832 gene encoding mitochondrial amidoxime reducing component 2-like → MMENIGDAGLVFFSLLAGSAAKIGMAYWTQKHARKNMEKVGEISAMYIHPVKSCRGWSISEATATKLGLECSNVYDRLFMLADEKNKYRHVNLRIEPLMALIVPSLHVPNMHLDAPNMETLVLPLEFKATPGSLIDCKVYDEHFKGVDCGDKASAWFCKYLKREGLRLLYRANVSECLHQRSFSDEAPHMFLSTASLADLNERLAEPVPMRRFRPNFVISGCSAYDEDNWEEVIIGTAHFKRLDTCRRCTLIMVDPETGQKDPNSEPLQTLKSYRMEPGSSSPGFGNHFGLISSPGKICIGDGVYVMRKP